The proteins below are encoded in one region of Tomitella fengzijianii:
- the rpmD gene encoding 50S ribosomal protein L30 — translation MAQLKVTQVRSTIGTKKNQRDSLRTLGLKRIRHTVVREDSAETRGLINVVSHLVTVEEVSQ, via the coding sequence ATGGCACAGCTCAAAGTCACCCAGGTCCGCAGCACCATCGGAACCAAGAAGAACCAGCGTGACAGCCTGCGTACCCTCGGGCTCAAGCGGATCCGGCACACCGTGGTCCGCGAGGACTCGGCGGAGACGCGCGGACTGATAAACGTGGTCTCGCACCTCGTCACGGTGGAGGAGGTCTCACAGTGA
- the rpsH gene encoding 30S ribosomal protein S8 produces the protein MTMSDPIADMLTRLRNANSAYHDEVSMPSSKLKVNIAEILKREGYIGDYKVEDARVGKTLTLVLKYGPARERSLAGIRRVSKPGLRVYANSTNLPKVLGGLGVAIISSSTGLLTDRQAAKQRVGGEVLAYVW, from the coding sequence ATGACCATGAGCGATCCGATCGCAGACATGCTCACGCGTCTGCGCAACGCCAACTCGGCGTACCACGACGAGGTTTCCATGCCGTCGTCGAAACTGAAGGTGAACATCGCCGAGATCCTCAAGCGTGAGGGCTACATCGGCGATTACAAGGTCGAGGACGCGCGGGTGGGCAAGACCCTCACGCTGGTCCTCAAGTACGGCCCTGCGCGTGAGCGCAGCCTCGCCGGCATCCGCCGCGTGTCGAAGCCCGGCCTGCGCGTGTACGCCAACTCCACCAACCTGCCCAAGGTCCTCGGCGGCCTCGGCGTGGCGATCATCTCGTCATCGACCGGACTGCTCACGGACCGCCAGGCAGCCAAGCAGCGAGTAGGCGGGGAAGTCCTCGCCTACGTCTGGTAG
- the map gene encoding type I methionyl aminopeptidase gives MGFARRRKVVPFRTAGELDAMAAAGAVVGRTLVAVRDAAVPGASTLDLDRVAEASIRAAGAVPSFLGYHGFTGSICASRNDVVVHGIPRADDLLGEGDLISIDCGAILDGWHGDSAWTFAVGGVSAAEEELNAATEQSLAAGIAAMLPGNRLTDVSHAIESGTHAAEKAHGRVYGIVDGYGGHGIGREMHMDPFLANEGAPGKGPRLVVGSVLAIEPMLTLGTDQTTVLEDGWTVITDDGSRASHWEHTVAVTSDGPRILTTRP, from the coding sequence GTGGGTTTCGCGCGACGTCGCAAGGTGGTGCCGTTCCGCACGGCCGGGGAGCTCGACGCCATGGCAGCCGCGGGCGCGGTGGTGGGACGGACCCTCGTGGCGGTCCGGGACGCCGCGGTGCCCGGGGCCAGCACGCTGGACCTGGACCGTGTGGCGGAGGCGTCGATCCGGGCCGCGGGGGCAGTGCCCTCGTTCCTGGGATACCACGGGTTCACCGGTTCCATCTGCGCGTCCCGCAACGACGTGGTGGTCCACGGCATCCCCCGTGCGGACGACCTGCTGGGCGAGGGCGACCTGATCTCGATCGACTGCGGCGCCATCCTCGACGGATGGCACGGCGACTCCGCGTGGACCTTCGCGGTGGGCGGAGTCTCCGCAGCGGAGGAGGAGCTCAACGCCGCCACGGAGCAGTCGCTTGCGGCGGGGATCGCGGCGATGCTTCCCGGGAACCGGCTGACCGACGTGTCGCATGCGATCGAAAGCGGGACCCACGCGGCGGAGAAGGCGCACGGCAGGGTCTACGGCATCGTCGACGGCTACGGCGGCCACGGTATCGGCCGGGAGATGCACATGGACCCGTTCCTCGCCAACGAGGGCGCGCCCGGAAAGGGCCCCCGGCTGGTGGTCGGCTCCGTGCTCGCCATCGAACCGATGCTCACCCTGGGTACCGACCAGACGACCGTTCTGGAGGACGGGTGGACGGTGATCACCGACGACGGCTCCAGGGCTTCGCACTGGGAGCACACCGTGGCGGTGACCTCCGACGGTCCGCGCATCCTGACGACCCGCCCCTGA
- the rplN gene encoding 50S ribosomal protein L14, giving the protein MIQQESRVRVADNTGAKEILCIRVLGGSGRRYAGIGDVIVGTVKDAIPGGNVKRGDLVKAVIVRTKKERRRPDGSYIRFDENAAVIIKPDNDPRGTRIFGPVGRELRDKKYMRIISLAPEVL; this is encoded by the coding sequence GTGATCCAGCAGGAGTCGCGGGTCCGAGTTGCCGACAACACCGGTGCCAAGGAGATCTTGTGCATCCGTGTTCTCGGCGGCTCCGGTCGCCGCTACGCCGGAATCGGCGATGTCATCGTCGGCACGGTCAAGGACGCCATCCCCGGCGGCAACGTCAAGCGCGGCGATCTGGTCAAGGCCGTGATCGTCCGGACCAAGAAGGAGCGCCGTCGTCCGGACGGCTCCTACATCCGCTTCGACGAGAACGCCGCCGTCATCATCAAGCCGGACAACGATCCGCGCGGTACGCGCATCTTCGGGCCCGTGGGCCGCGAGCTGCGCGACAAGAAGTACATGAGGATCATCTCGCTTGCGCCGGAGGTGCTGTGA
- the infA gene encoding translation initiation factor IF-1, with protein MAKKDGAIEVEGRVIEPLPNAMFRVELENGHKVLAHISGKMRQHYIRILPEDRVVVELSPYDLSRGRIVFRYR; from the coding sequence ATGGCCAAGAAGGACGGCGCCATCGAGGTCGAGGGGCGTGTGATCGAACCCCTGCCCAACGCAATGTTCCGCGTTGAGCTGGAGAACGGACACAAGGTCCTTGCCCACATCAGTGGCAAGATGCGGCAGCACTACATCAGGATCCTTCCCGAGGATCGGGTGGTGGTGGAGCTGTCGCCGTATGACCTCTCCCGCGGTCGGATCGTTTTCCGGTACAGGTGA
- the rplO gene encoding 50S ribosomal protein L15: MTIKLHHLRPAPGSKTDRTRVGRGEGSKGKTAGRGTKGTKARKNVPAAFEGGQMPLHMRLPKLKGFKNQFRTEFQVVNVGDIARLFPEGGTVGVAELVAAGAVRKNQPVKVLGDGEISVKVDVTADKFSASAADKIAAAGGTVTATA, encoded by the coding sequence GTGACCATCAAGTTGCACCACCTTCGCCCGGCGCCGGGCTCCAAGACCGACCGCACACGCGTCGGCCGCGGTGAGGGCTCCAAGGGCAAGACCGCGGGACGCGGCACGAAGGGCACCAAGGCCCGTAAGAACGTGCCGGCCGCCTTCGAGGGCGGGCAGATGCCGCTGCACATGCGGCTGCCCAAGCTCAAGGGTTTCAAGAATCAGTTCCGCACCGAGTTCCAGGTCGTCAACGTCGGCGACATCGCGCGGCTGTTCCCCGAAGGCGGGACCGTCGGGGTGGCCGAGCTGGTCGCCGCCGGTGCCGTCCGCAAGAACCAGCCGGTGAAGGTTCTCGGCGACGGCGAGATCAGCGTCAAGGTCGACGTCACGGCGGACAAGTTCTCGGCGTCCGCCGCGGACAAGATCGCGGCCGCCGGCGGCACTGTCACCGCCACGGCCTGA
- the dtd gene encoding D-aminoacyl-tRNA deacylase, protein MRAVVQRVTWARVQVDGETVGEILGDSGPGRADTDAPGARQGLLVLVGATHSDDVAAAAALAAKIWRLRILDGETSASDLDAPVLVVSQFTLYGDACKGRRPSWNQAAPGSVAEPLVDALTGELRRLGARVQSGSFGAHMQVASTNDGPVTILLDA, encoded by the coding sequence ATGCGAGCGGTCGTTCAGCGGGTCACGTGGGCGCGAGTGCAGGTCGACGGCGAGACAGTCGGCGAAATCCTCGGCGACAGCGGCCCAGGAAGAGCGGACACGGATGCGCCAGGCGCCCGGCAGGGGCTGCTCGTGCTCGTCGGTGCAACGCACTCCGACGACGTCGCCGCGGCGGCCGCGCTGGCGGCGAAGATCTGGCGACTCCGCATCCTCGACGGCGAGACCTCGGCCTCGGACCTGGACGCTCCGGTCCTGGTCGTCAGCCAGTTCACTCTGTACGGTGACGCGTGCAAAGGCCGGCGCCCGTCCTGGAACCAGGCCGCCCCGGGTTCGGTGGCCGAGCCCCTCGTCGACGCGCTGACCGGTGAACTCCGCCGACTGGGCGCCCGGGTCCAATCGGGGAGTTTCGGCGCGCACATGCAGGTCGCGTCCACCAACGACGGCCCGGTGACGATCCTCCTCGACGCCTAG
- the rpmJ gene encoding 50S ribosomal protein L36: MKVQPSVKKICEKCKVIRRHGRVMVICDNPRHKQRQG; this comes from the coding sequence GTGAAGGTGCAACCGAGCGTCAAGAAGATCTGCGAGAAGTGCAAGGTGATCCGCCGTCACGGGCGGGTCATGGTGATCTGCGACAACCCGCGCCACAAGCAGCGCCAGGGTTAG
- the rplF gene encoding 50S ribosomal protein L6: MSRIGRDPITVPGGVDVAIDGQDVKVKGPKGELALTLNDVIGIAKAEDGRLEVTRADEDRDSRALHGLSRTLVQNMVTGVTEGYLIKMEIHGVGYRVALKGSTLEFSLGYSHPVTVDAPEGVSFQVENPTRFSISGIDKQKVGQVASNIKRLRKHDPYKGKGIRYEGEQVRRKVGKTGK; this comes from the coding sequence ATGTCTCGTATCGGTAGAGACCCGATCACCGTCCCCGGCGGCGTCGATGTGGCCATCGACGGCCAGGACGTCAAGGTCAAGGGGCCCAAGGGCGAGCTGGCACTGACACTGAACGACGTCATCGGCATCGCGAAGGCCGAAGACGGACGTCTGGAGGTCACGCGCGCAGACGAGGACCGTGACAGCCGCGCGCTGCACGGCCTGTCCCGCACGCTGGTGCAGAACATGGTCACCGGCGTCACCGAGGGCTACCTCATCAAGATGGAAATCCACGGCGTCGGCTACCGCGTGGCGCTGAAGGGTTCCACGTTGGAGTTCTCGCTGGGCTACAGCCACCCCGTCACCGTCGACGCGCCCGAGGGCGTGAGCTTCCAGGTCGAGAACCCCACCCGGTTCTCCATCAGCGGCATCGACAAGCAGAAGGTCGGCCAGGTCGCCTCCAACATCAAGCGGCTGCGCAAGCACGACCCGTACAAGGGCAAGGGCATCCGCTACGAAGGTGAGCAGGTCCGTCGCAAGGTCGGAAAGACGGGTAAGTGA
- a CDS encoding type Z 30S ribosomal protein S14, protein MAKKALVNKANRKPKFSVRAYTRCQRCGRPHSVYRKFGLCRVCFREMAHAGELPGVHKSSW, encoded by the coding sequence ATGGCGAAGAAGGCGCTCGTCAACAAGGCGAACCGCAAGCCCAAGTTCTCAGTTCGCGCATACACGCGGTGCCAGCGTTGCGGACGCCCGCACTCGGTGTACCGCAAGTTCGGACTGTGCCGCGTCTGCTTCCGCGAGATGGCGCACGCGGGCGAACTGCCGGGAGTTCACAAGAGCTCCTGGTGA
- the rplE gene encoding 50S ribosomal protein L5, with protein sequence MTSTENKIQPRLKLQYRSEIRDAMQKEFSYENAMQVPGLVKVVVNMGVGDAARDAKLINGAVRDLSLITGQKPEIRRARKSIAQFKLREGMPIGARVTLRGDRMWEFLDRLLSIALPRIRDFRGLSGEQFDGNGNYTFGLSEQSMFHEIDIDSIDRPRGMDITVVTTATNNDEGRALLKQLGFPFKEK encoded by the coding sequence ATGACGAGCACCGAGAACAAGATTCAGCCGCGCCTGAAGCTGCAGTACCGCAGCGAGATCCGCGACGCCATGCAGAAGGAGTTCTCCTACGAGAACGCCATGCAGGTGCCGGGGCTCGTCAAGGTCGTCGTGAACATGGGCGTCGGCGACGCGGCCCGCGATGCCAAGCTCATCAACGGCGCCGTCCGCGATCTCTCGCTGATCACCGGACAGAAGCCCGAGATCCGCCGCGCACGCAAGTCCATCGCGCAGTTCAAGCTGCGTGAGGGCATGCCCATCGGCGCCCGGGTGACCCTGCGCGGTGACCGCATGTGGGAGTTCCTCGACCGTCTGCTCTCGATCGCGCTGCCCCGCATCCGCGACTTCCGCGGCCTGTCGGGCGAGCAGTTCGACGGCAACGGCAACTACACCTTCGGCCTTTCCGAGCAGTCGATGTTCCATGAGATCGACATCGACTCGATCGACCGCCCGCGCGGTATGGACATCACCGTCGTGACCACCGCCACCAACAACGACGAGGGCCGCGCGCTGCTCAAGCAGCTCGGCTTCCCGTTCAAGGAGAAGTGA
- the rpsK gene encoding 30S ribosomal protein S11 — translation MPPKSRGTGPKKGTRRRDKKNIPLGAAHIKSTFSNTIVSITDPAGNVVSWASSGHVGFKGSRKSTPFAAQLAAENAARKAQEHGMKKVDVFVKGPGSGRETAIRSLQAAGLEVGTISDVTPQPHNGCRPPKRRRV, via the coding sequence ATGCCACCGAAGTCACGCGGCACCGGCCCCAAGAAGGGCACCCGACGCAGGGACAAGAAGAACATCCCGCTCGGCGCCGCACACATCAAGAGCACGTTCAGCAATACGATCGTCTCGATCACCGACCCCGCGGGCAACGTCGTCTCGTGGGCGTCGTCCGGCCATGTGGGCTTCAAGGGGTCGCGCAAGTCGACCCCGTTCGCCGCGCAGCTGGCTGCGGAGAACGCCGCGCGCAAGGCGCAGGAGCACGGCATGAAGAAGGTCGACGTCTTCGTGAAGGGCCCGGGCTCGGGTCGCGAGACGGCGATCCGCTCGCTGCAGGCCGCCGGCCTCGAGGTCGGCACAATCTCTGATGTCACCCCTCAGCCGCACAACGGCTGCCGTCCGCCCAAGCGGCGCCGGGTCTAG
- the rpsM gene encoding 30S ribosomal protein S13, translated as MARLSGVDLPREKRMEIALTYIYGIGRTRSHEILAATGVNPDLRSKDLTDEDLTKLRDYIENSLRVEGDLRREVQADIRRKMEIGCYQGLRHRRGLPVRGQRTKTNARTRKGPKKTIAGKKKAR; from the coding sequence ATGGCACGACTCTCTGGTGTGGATCTGCCCCGCGAAAAGCGGATGGAGATCGCACTGACCTACATCTACGGGATCGGCCGTACCCGCTCCCACGAGATCCTCGCGGCCACGGGCGTCAACCCCGACCTGCGCAGCAAGGATCTCACCGACGAGGACCTCACGAAGCTGCGTGACTACATCGAGAACAGCCTGAGGGTGGAGGGCGACCTTCGCCGCGAGGTGCAGGCGGACATCCGTCGCAAGATGGAGATCGGCTGCTACCAGGGCCTGCGGCACCGCCGTGGACTTCCGGTCCGTGGTCAGCGCACCAAGACCAACGCGCGCACGCGCAAGGGACCCAAGAAGACCATCGCCGGCAAGAAGAAGGCCAGGTAA
- the rplR gene encoding 50S ribosomal protein L18: MSETAQTNGKRVPRGTDVSTARRIARSRRHFRLRKRLSGTPARPRLVVKRSSRHIHVQVIDDTVGHTLAAASSIEADVRAVDGDKTAKGVKVGELIAARAKAAGVTAVVFDRGGNAYHGRIAALADAAREGGLEF; this comes from the coding sequence ATGAGTGAGACTGCACAGACCAACGGCAAGCGGGTTCCGCGCGGCACGGACGTGTCCACCGCGCGCCGTATCGCGCGGAGCCGTCGGCACTTCCGCCTGCGCAAGCGGCTTTCCGGCACGCCGGCCCGCCCGCGCCTCGTAGTGAAGCGCTCCTCCCGGCACATCCACGTCCAGGTCATCGACGACACCGTGGGCCACACCCTGGCCGCTGCGTCGAGCATCGAGGCCGACGTCCGCGCCGTGGACGGCGACAAGACCGCCAAGGGCGTCAAGGTCGGGGAGCTCATCGCGGCCCGCGCCAAGGCGGCCGGCGTGACCGCGGTCGTGTTCGACCGCGGCGGCAATGCCTACCACGGCCGTATCGCGGCGCTCGCGGACGCGGCGCGCGAGGGCGGGCTGGAGTTCTGA
- a CDS encoding adenylate kinase: MRIVLLGPPGAGKGTQAAILSDKLGVPHISTGDLFRANIGEGTDLGVEAKRYLDAGELVPSELTNRMVEARLSEADAAQGFLLDGFPRTVDQAEALEGILGRLGTALDAVLEFVVDEDVVVERMLSRGRDDDKEDVIRNRLRVYRAETAPLLDHYRSIEVSVDAVGEIEEINARAMAALGK, from the coding sequence ATGAGAATTGTTCTACTCGGTCCCCCCGGAGCAGGTAAGGGCACGCAGGCCGCCATCCTGTCCGACAAGCTCGGCGTGCCGCACATCTCGACCGGCGATCTGTTCCGCGCGAACATCGGCGAAGGCACCGACCTGGGCGTGGAGGCGAAGCGGTATCTCGACGCCGGCGAACTGGTCCCCAGCGAGTTGACCAACCGCATGGTGGAGGCCCGTCTGAGTGAGGCCGACGCCGCCCAGGGATTCCTGCTCGACGGCTTTCCCCGCACAGTCGACCAGGCGGAGGCGCTCGAGGGGATCCTCGGTCGGCTGGGCACCGCTCTCGACGCCGTCCTCGAGTTCGTCGTCGACGAGGACGTCGTGGTGGAGCGCATGCTGTCCCGCGGCCGCGATGACGACAAGGAAGACGTCATCCGCAACCGGCTGCGTGTGTACCGCGCGGAGACCGCACCGCTGCTGGACCATTACCGGTCCATCGAGGTGAGCGTCGACGCGGTGGGCGAGATCGAGGAGATCAACGCGCGAGCCATGGCAGCACTGGGCAAGTAG
- the rpsD gene encoding 30S ribosomal protein S4: protein MARYTGPVTRKSRRLRVDLVGGDQAFERRPYPPGQHGRARIKESEYLLQLQEKQKARFSYGVMEKQFRRYYEEAASRPGKTGEILLVLLESRLDNVVYRAGLARTRRQARQLVSHGHFLVNGKKVDIPSYRVSQYDIIDIKEKSMSTLPFQVARETQGERNVPGWLQVVGPRMRVLVHQLPERAQIDVPLQEQLIVEYYSK from the coding sequence ATGGCTCGTTATACCGGACCGGTCACCCGCAAGTCGCGACGTCTGCGCGTCGACCTCGTCGGAGGAGACCAGGCGTTCGAGCGTCGCCCCTACCCGCCCGGCCAGCACGGCCGCGCGCGGATCAAGGAGAGCGAGTACCTCCTGCAGCTGCAGGAGAAGCAGAAGGCGCGCTTCAGCTACGGCGTGATGGAGAAGCAGTTCCGCCGCTACTACGAAGAGGCCGCGTCGCGTCCCGGCAAGACCGGTGAGATCCTGCTCGTCCTGCTCGAGTCGCGTCTCGACAACGTGGTCTACCGCGCAGGGCTCGCGCGCACGCGCCGCCAGGCACGTCAGCTCGTCAGCCACGGCCACTTCCTGGTCAACGGCAAGAAGGTCGACATCCCCAGCTACCGCGTGTCGCAGTACGACATCATCGACATCAAGGAGAAGTCGATGAGCACGCTGCCGTTCCAGGTGGCGCGGGAGACCCAGGGCGAGCGCAACGTCCCCGGCTGGCTGCAGGTCGTCGGCCCGCGCATGCGGGTGCTCGTGCACCAGCTGCCGGAGCGCGCGCAGATCGACGTGCCGCTGCAGGAGCAGCTCATCGTCGAGTACTACTCGAAGTAG
- the rplX gene encoding 50S ribosomal protein L24, with protein sequence MKVHKGDTVLVISGKDKGAKGKVIKAIPERNRVIVEGVNRIKKHTAVSANQAGARVGGIVTQEAALHVSNVMVVDSDGNPTRVGYRTDENGKRVRISRRNGKDI encoded by the coding sequence ATGAAGGTGCACAAGGGCGACACGGTCCTCGTCATCTCGGGTAAGGACAAGGGCGCCAAGGGCAAGGTCATCAAGGCCATCCCCGAGCGCAACCGCGTCATCGTCGAGGGCGTGAACCGCATCAAGAAGCACACCGCCGTCTCTGCGAACCAGGCCGGCGCGCGCGTCGGCGGGATCGTCACCCAGGAGGCCGCCCTTCACGTCTCGAACGTGATGGTCGTCGACTCCGACGGCAACCCCACCCGCGTCGGGTACCGCACCGACGAGAACGGCAAGCGGGTGCGGATCTCCCGTCGCAACGGGAAGGACATCTAG
- the secY gene encoding preprotein translocase subunit SecY encodes MLSAFGSAFRTPDLRRKILFTLGLIVLYRLGAMMPSPGVDFKVVQQCSADALGGDGDAAGVYTLINLFSGGALLQLSVFAIGIMPYITASIIVQLLTVVIPKFEELRKEGQSGQAKMTQYTRYITIALALLQSTGFVALANSGNLLRGCDQPILADSSIFGLVVTTLVMSAGGVLLMWFGELITERGVGNGMSLLIFISIGAGLPTMGKSILDQGGLKFTLIMLAVLAILVGVVFIEQGQRRIPVQYAKRMVGRRMYGGTSTYLPLKVNQAGVIPVIFASSLLYLPTLVAQLTSNNGTEEHWWNKIINQYLSNPADTGYIIIYFLLIIFFTYFYVAITFNPEERADEMKKYGGFIPGIRPGRPTVEYLQYVLTRITLVGSLYLGIITVLPNFFLGAAATASMAFGGTSILIIVVVALDTAKQIESQLLQRNYEGFLR; translated from the coding sequence TTGCTCTCGGCCTTCGGATCTGCCTTCAGGACTCCGGACCTGCGGCGGAAGATCCTGTTCACGCTCGGCCTGATAGTGCTGTATCGGCTGGGCGCGATGATGCCGTCGCCCGGCGTGGACTTCAAGGTGGTCCAGCAATGTTCCGCGGACGCCCTCGGCGGCGACGGTGACGCGGCCGGCGTGTACACGCTCATCAACCTGTTCTCCGGCGGCGCCCTGTTGCAGCTGTCCGTGTTCGCCATCGGCATCATGCCCTACATCACGGCGAGCATCATCGTCCAGCTGCTGACCGTCGTCATCCCGAAGTTCGAGGAACTGCGCAAGGAAGGCCAATCCGGCCAGGCCAAGATGACGCAGTACACGCGGTACATCACGATCGCGCTGGCGCTGCTCCAGTCCACCGGCTTCGTCGCACTGGCCAACAGTGGCAACCTGCTGCGGGGCTGTGATCAGCCCATCCTGGCCGACTCGAGCATCTTCGGACTCGTCGTGACGACTCTCGTCATGTCCGCGGGCGGCGTGCTGCTGATGTGGTTCGGCGAGCTCATCACCGAGCGCGGCGTCGGCAACGGCATGTCGCTGCTGATCTTCATCAGCATCGGCGCCGGCCTGCCGACGATGGGCAAGTCCATCCTGGATCAGGGCGGGCTCAAGTTCACGCTGATCATGCTCGCGGTGCTGGCGATCCTCGTCGGCGTCGTGTTCATCGAGCAAGGCCAGCGCCGCATCCCGGTCCAGTACGCCAAGCGGATGGTGGGCCGGCGGATGTACGGCGGCACGTCCACCTACCTGCCGCTCAAGGTCAACCAGGCCGGCGTCATCCCGGTGATCTTCGCGTCGTCGCTGCTGTACCTGCCCACTCTCGTGGCCCAGTTGACGAGCAACAACGGCACCGAAGAGCACTGGTGGAACAAGATCATCAACCAGTACCTGTCCAACCCCGCGGACACCGGCTACATCATCATCTACTTCCTGCTCATCATCTTCTTCACCTACTTCTACGTGGCGATCACGTTCAATCCTGAAGAGCGTGCGGACGAGATGAAGAAGTACGGTGGGTTCATTCCGGGGATCCGTCCGGGGCGGCCGACGGTGGAGTACCTGCAGTACGTGCTCACGCGGATCACCCTTGTGGGCTCGCTCTACCTGGGCATCATCACGGTGCTGCCGAACTTCTTCCTGGGCGCGGCGGCAACGGCGAGCATGGCGTTCGGCGGCACGTCGATCCTGATCATCGTCGTCGTCGCCCTCGACACCGCGAAGCAGATCGAAAGCCAGTTGTTGCAGCGAAACTATGAAGGGTTCCTTCGATGA
- a CDS encoding DNA-directed RNA polymerase subunit alpha, translating to MLISQRPVLTEEVIADNRSKFVIEPLEPGFGYTLGNSLRRTLLSSIPGAAVTSIRIEGVLHEFTTIPGVKEDVTEIILNLKGLVVSSEEDEPVTMYVRMQGPGVVTAGDIVPPSGVEVHNPDLHIATLNEKGKLEIELVVERGRGYVQAIQNKAAGAEIGRIPVDSIYSPVLKVTYKVEATRVEQRTDFDKLILDVETKHSISPRDAIASAGKTLVELFGLAQELNVEAEGIEIGPSPVEADHIAAYSMPIEELELAVRSNNCFKREGVHTVGDLVARSESDLLDIRNFGQKSINEVKVKLAALGLALKDSPPGFDPSTIAGYDPETGTWTDTDDDDQDFAETEQL from the coding sequence ATGCTCATCTCGCAGCGACCCGTGCTGACCGAAGAGGTCATCGCGGACAACCGCTCGAAGTTCGTGATCGAGCCGCTGGAGCCGGGGTTCGGCTACACGCTCGGCAACTCGCTTCGGCGCACGCTGCTGTCGTCCATCCCGGGCGCGGCGGTCACCAGCATCCGGATCGAGGGTGTGCTCCACGAGTTCACCACGATCCCGGGCGTGAAGGAGGATGTCACCGAGATCATCCTCAACCTCAAGGGGCTCGTCGTGAGTTCCGAGGAGGATGAGCCGGTCACGATGTACGTGCGCATGCAGGGGCCCGGTGTGGTCACGGCAGGCGACATCGTCCCGCCGAGCGGCGTGGAGGTGCACAACCCCGATCTGCACATCGCGACGCTGAACGAGAAGGGCAAGCTCGAGATCGAGCTCGTGGTCGAGCGTGGCCGCGGCTATGTCCAGGCGATCCAGAACAAGGCCGCCGGCGCGGAGATCGGCCGTATCCCGGTCGACTCCATCTACTCGCCGGTCCTCAAGGTGACCTACAAGGTCGAGGCCACCCGTGTGGAGCAGCGTACGGACTTCGACAAGCTGATCCTGGACGTCGAGACGAAGCACTCGATCTCGCCGCGTGACGCCATCGCGTCGGCCGGCAAGACGCTGGTCGAGCTGTTCGGATTGGCTCAGGAGCTCAACGTCGAGGCGGAAGGCATCGAGATCGGGCCGTCGCCCGTCGAGGCCGACCACATCGCGGCGTACTCCATGCCGATCGAGGAGCTGGAGCTGGCGGTCCGCTCGAACAACTGCTTCAAGCGCGAGGGCGTCCACACCGTGGGCGACCTGGTGGCGCGCAGCGAGTCGGATCTGCTGGACATCCGGAACTTCGGACAGAAGTCGATCAATGAGGTCAAGGTCAAACTGGCCGCCCTCGGTCTGGCGCTCAAGGACAGCCCTCCCGGGTTCGACCCGTCCACGATCGCCGGATACGACCCGGAGACGGGCACGTGGACGGACACGGACGACGACGATCAGGACTTCGCCGAGACCGAACAGCTGTAA
- the rpsE gene encoding 30S ribosomal protein S5: MPGRQRRDGGRGPAGQNGPNSDNKGQGGQGGRGGRGGRDNRSRDAEKSNFIERVVTINRVSKVVKGGRRFSFTALVIVGDGNGVVGVGYGKAKEVPAAIQKGVEEARKNFFRVPMIGSTITHPVQGEEAAGVVMLRPASPGTGVIAGGAVRAVLECAGIQDILSKSLGSDNAINVVHATVAALKGLRRPEEVAASRGLPIEDVAPAAMLRARAGQGA; the protein is encoded by the coding sequence ATGCCGGGACGTCAGCGGCGTGACGGCGGACGGGGTCCCGCCGGACAGAACGGCCCCAACAGTGACAACAAGGGTCAGGGCGGCCAGGGCGGCCGTGGCGGCCGCGGCGGCCGGGACAACCGGTCCCGCGACGCGGAGAAGTCGAACTTCATCGAGCGGGTCGTTACGATCAACCGCGTCTCGAAGGTCGTCAAGGGCGGCCGCCGGTTCAGCTTCACCGCTCTGGTGATCGTCGGCGACGGCAACGGTGTCGTCGGCGTCGGCTACGGCAAGGCCAAGGAAGTGCCGGCCGCCATCCAGAAGGGTGTCGAGGAGGCTCGGAAGAACTTCTTCCGCGTGCCGATGATCGGCAGCACCATCACCCACCCGGTGCAGGGGGAGGAGGCCGCAGGCGTGGTCATGCTGCGTCCGGCCAGCCCGGGTACCGGTGTCATCGCGGGCGGCGCCGTGCGTGCGGTCCTCGAGTGCGCCGGCATCCAGGACATCCTGTCCAAGTCGCTCGGCAGCGACAACGCGATCAACGTCGTGCACGCGACGGTGGCCGCGCTCAAGGGTCTGCGTCGTCCCGAGGAGGTCGCGGCGTCCCGCGGCCTGCCGATCGAGGACGTGGCCCCGGCGGCGATGCTGCGGGCACGTGCCGGGCAGGGGGCATGA